Below is a window of Lebetimonas sp. JH292 DNA.
TAGGTTCAGGGGAAGGCTCGAACGGATATTTTATTGTTTCTGGTTTTGAGACAAGGTTTTTCATTGATTCAATAAACATTTTTACCATTATTGCTCCTTTATCTTGCCGTACAGCTCATACAAGGATCAAAACTGAGCACAATTGCCTGGGCATCGGAATATTTGGCACCTAAAAACAGCTTTTTTAAAATCGGGATATTTGCATATGTAGGCACTCTTATTCTAACCCTGTCCATTACTTTTTTATTGCTGCCTTTTAAATAATAAAAACACTCACCCCTAGGTGCCTCAACCCTCACCACAGTTTCTCCGTTCGGTCTGCCTTTTACTTTGACTTTATATTCACCTTCAGGTAGGTTATCCAATATGTTTTCACACATTTCAATTGAATTTAAAACCTCATCAAACCTCACCATATTTCTGGCCCACACATCACCCTCTCTTCTTAACTGCATTTTATACCCGACTTCTTCAAAAGGAAGATAATCAAATTCAACCCTTGCATCGGTTTCAAGCCCGCTGGCCCTTGCAATAGGACCCGCAACATTATATTTGGCAGCCATTTCTTTGGAAATGACCCCTACCCCTTTTGTTTTAAGACCAAATGTATAATCGCTGTCGTTAAAATCCATTACTTTTAAAACATTTTCTTTTAATTTTTTTAGTTTTTTCTTTGCAAATTCAACTATTTCTAAATCAATATCCCTGCTGACGCCACCTATTACCTGATAATCGTACTGAACCCTGTTTCCGGTGATTCTCTCGAGAATATCCATAACATCTTCTCTTGCCCTAAATGTCTGCATAAAGAGATTTTCATAACCCACTACCTCGGCCACATGTCCGTTTGCAAGCATATGTGAATGAATTCTGTCGAGTTCAACTACAAGCATTCTTAAATAATCTATTCTTTTATTAACTTCCACATTCATCAACTTTTCCAATCCATGAACAACCGCCCCTGCATGGGTAATAGAACAAAGACCGCATACCCTTGCCGTAAGATAAGGTAATTGATTATATTCAAATTTTGTAATGGCGGCTTTTTCTATACCTCTGTGAACATATCCTATATGGGCTTCTACTTTCGTAATAATTTCATTTTGGGTTTCAAATAAAAAACTAATCGGCTCTGGCAAAGCTACATGTTGAGAACCAAAAGGAATTACTATTTTTCCCATGAGCTGTCCTTTCTAAGAGGTGCTTTAGGCGCATCAGGTGCAATAAATACACCCTTCGCCGCATTTTCCACATCAAGTCCGAATAAATCTGCAAGTTCCCATTCGCTAAGCCAGGCTGACGGAATAATATTTACAATACTTGGTATTTTTGCATCATAACTAACTTCCGGAATTCTGAAAATTTGAATAATATTTTTTTCTTTATATTTTGAAAAAAGCCAGTCGATTTGAAGTTTTCCGCCTAAATCTGTGGCATTTACGGTTATATAATGCCAGATATTTTCGTCATAAAAATTTTTAATCTCTTCTGTTACATTTTCAAGTGTAACTTCTTTTATTGTAATTTGTGGATTAATCGTCATTATTAACTCCTAATTTCTCATAAATTTCCCCATGATTTCTCATATATTCCTTTTCTTTTGATTTAGTCTGCCAGATTTCAATAGCTTCTGCAATTCCATCTATTAATGCCTCAACTCTCGGTGCGCATCCAGGAATCCATACATCAACGGGAATAATATTATCCACCCCGTTTTCAACATGGTAAAAATTTCTAAAAATTCCGCCTCCGTGCGCACATGCGCCCATCGCCACAACTACCTTGGGTTCTGGCATTTCAAGATACAGCCTTCTTAAAACATCTTTGCAGTTTTTTGTAACAGGACCTGTCACCAGTAAAATATCAGCCTGTTTAGGATTTCCTTTATTCAATGCACCAAATCTTTCAATATCATATTTTGGAGCAAGTGCCGCCAAAATTTCTATATCGCAACCATTACATCCGCCGGTATTGTAATGCAAAATCCACGGTGATTTTTTTCTGTATTTACCAAATAAACCCATAACTACCTCCATAAAGCGAGTAATATAATATTGAGTGCGGCAAGAGGAATTAAAACAACCCATGAAAATTTAACCATTTTTCTAAAATCAAGTCTTGCAGTGGAATTATCAAGTATATTTACAAATAAAAAAGCAAAAATAACCAAAATTGATCCTAAAATATAATTACTTCCTCCAAATAAAAATACAAAGAAAAAGACATAAATATATTCTATCCACTTACCTGTATATATTGCTTCGTAAAAAGGGCCACTATATTCTATTTCCGGACCCCCTATAATTTCCTGATGGGCTTCCGCAATATCAAACGGTGATTTTTGAAGCATCATAGGAATAATTAATAAAAATGATAGAAAAACAAGAGGCAACTGATAAATAGGGGCTTGAGAATTTAAAATATCTTTAAAATTAAAACTTCCGCTTACTAAATAAAAAGCCACCACCATTAACACCATAAATGGCTCATAACTTATCATATGCATAAGCTCCCTTAACGCTCCCAATGCAGAATAAGAACTTCTTACACTGCTTGCACCTATTACGAGAGCCAAAACAGCCAAAACATGGAAAAATACAGCTATTAATAAATCATTTCCCAAAAACAATACAAATAAAGCAAACCATTCCGCCACAAAATACATTATTCCCATTAAAGCGTGAAGAGAATGTATCATCATAGGTCTTTTATCCATAAGTTTTGCAAAATCATAAAACGGCTGCATAAGCGGAGGCCCCATTCTTCCCTGTATTCTGGCTTTAACTTTCCTTTCAATTCCAAAAACAAATCCTCCGATAACAGGAGCCAAAATGGCAAATATTAACCAAATCATAACAAACCTCCTCCGAGAACTACAACTAAAATAAATAAAGCTATCGAAAATGCTATAAGAATATTTTCATATTTTTTAATACATTCAAAATTAAATGTACCTATATACTTTGGAAAAACTTCACCGCAGTTATAAGGATGAACTGTGTCTACCTTAAATTTAACAAGATAAGGCAGGGCGTGAATCAGTGTAAGTATTACCATAGCTCCTAAAATCTGCCAAAAATAAAGCGTGGAATTACCCACATATAAAGTTAAATGATCGGAAGTAACAGCGGCATACGCCCCTGTTATGCTGTTTGCCACGGGAACGACAAAATCGGCTATAAAAGGCGCAATAAAAAGTCCGAGGGCAAGAAGCCATAAATAATACCAAATTGATACAAAATTAAATCTTTTAGGAAGCGGAATAAATTTAATATTTGAAATTCCGTGAGTTTTTCTAACGCTGACTCCAAGAACTTTCATATATAATACGCTTAAAAAAGCACTTCCTGCACCTACATATAAAATCAATATCATATAACTCCCGTGACTTAAAAAATTACTTGCTTCCTCAATCATTAACCATTTACCTATAAAAGTACCAAACGGAACAAATGTCATATTTAAAAATCCGAAAAATAAAAACATAAGTGTAAGGGGGGCTTTTTCAATCAGTCTTTTCATCTGTTCTATATATTTTATCTGAAACGCTTTCTCAAGAATACCGGCTTCAATGAATAAAAATCCTTTTGCAAACGCATGAAAAATAATAAGAATGATACTTGCAACCACTGCAACCGGAGTACCTACTGCAGCTGAGAGCATCATAAGACCAAGCAGGGATATTGTTGAATAAGCAAGTATTCTCTTAAAATTATTCTGTGTCAGAGCAATTATCGCAGCCACCACAAAAACATATCCTGTGGCTATTATTAACAGTTTTGCCAAAAGTGTCCCTTTGATAATGGGAGAAATTCTTAAAATTAAAAAAGGGGCGATTTTTACCATTGTAGCGGAATGAAGTATTGCACTTACAGGAGTTGGCGCCACCATTGCACCGAGAAGCCATTTATGAAACGGCATCTGGGCACCTTTGACAAGCGCACTGAGAGACAAGAATCCAAGACCCGCCAAAGAGACAGATGCAGGATGATTTAACAAATCACTAAAATGATAAATTCCGTTTACATGAATAAAAATCATCAAAGAAATTAAAATGGCAACCCCCCCTATTTGGTTCATCCATAAAGCCAAAACAGCATTATTAGTGGCTTCCTCATCTTTTCTGAAACCTATTAAAATAAATGAAGCAAGGGTGGTTGTTTCAAACAGGGCAAAAAACCATTCAATATTATTAACGCTTACAGCAAAATTCATAACACCCAAAAACCATATTATAATAGCCACAAATCTGTGTTTTTCTTTTTCGTCATATTCCATATATTTTGTGGCATATATAGCAATAGGAACACCGAC
It encodes the following:
- a CDS encoding complex I subunit 1 family protein — encoded protein: MIWLIFAILAPVIGGFVFGIERKVKARIQGRMGPPLMQPFYDFAKLMDKRPMMIHSLHALMGIMYFVAEWFALFVLFLGNDLLIAVFFHVLAVLALVIGASSVRSSYSALGALRELMHMISYEPFMVLMVVAFYLVSGSFNFKDILNSQAPIYQLPLVFLSFLLIIPMMLQKSPFDIAEAHQEIIGGPEIEYSGPFYEAIYTGKWIEYIYVFFFVFLFGGSNYILGSILVIFAFLFVNILDNSTARLDFRKMVKFSWVVLIPLAALNIILLALWR
- a CDS encoding proton-conducting transporter membrane subunit, whose translation is MGWIVFFNIVTPWILAFFIFYAKNDKVTNFLTFLTLPMLIIFAFLAYINHSYPLISTPEFLDYLIGVYDFGLLGYFLYQGIIKKSFLVTSLAIIQILFLIIVLLMKNYSDTPDIFVDNLTKLFYFIVALVGVPIAIYATKYMEYDEKEKHRFVAIIIWFLGVMNFAVSVNNIEWFFALFETTTLASFILIGFRKDEEATNNAVLALWMNQIGGVAILISLMIFIHVNGIYHFSDLLNHPASVSLAGLGFLSLSALVKGAQMPFHKWLLGAMVAPTPVSAILHSATMVKIAPFLILRISPIIKGTLLAKLLIIATGYVFVVAAIIALTQNNFKRILAYSTISLLGLMMLSAAVGTPVAVVASIILIIFHAFAKGFLFIEAGILEKAFQIKYIEQMKRLIEKAPLTLMFLFFGFLNMTFVPFGTFIGKWLMIEEASNFLSHGSYMILILYVGAGSAFLSVLYMKVLGVSVRKTHGISNIKFIPLPKRFNFVSIWYYLWLLALGLFIAPFIADFVVPVANSITGAYAAVTSDHLTLYVGNSTLYFWQILGAMVILTLIHALPYLVKFKVDTVHPYNCGEVFPKYIGTFNFECIKKYENILIAFSIALFILVVVLGGGLL
- a CDS encoding nickel-dependent hydrogenase large subunit, coding for MGKIVIPFGSQHVALPEPISFLFETQNEIITKVEAHIGYVHRGIEKAAITKFEYNQLPYLTARVCGLCSITHAGAVVHGLEKLMNVEVNKRIDYLRMLVVELDRIHSHMLANGHVAEVVGYENLFMQTFRAREDVMDILERITGNRVQYDYQVIGGVSRDIDLEIVEFAKKKLKKLKENVLKVMDFNDSDYTFGLKTKGVGVISKEMAAKYNVAGPIARASGLETDARVEFDYLPFEEVGYKMQLRREGDVWARNMVRFDEVLNSIEMCENILDNLPEGEYKVKVKGRPNGETVVRVEAPRGECFYYLKGSNKKVMDRVRIRVPTYANIPILKKLFLGAKYSDAQAIVLSFDPCMSCTAR
- a CDS encoding NADH-quinone oxidoreductase subunit C — translated: MTINPQITIKEVTLENVTEEIKNFYDENIWHYITVNATDLGGKLQIDWLFSKYKEKNIIQIFRIPEVSYDAKIPSIVNIIPSAWLSEWELADLFGLDVENAAKGVFIAPDAPKAPLRKDSSWEK
- a CDS encoding NADH-quinone oxidoreductase subunit B family protein; amino-acid sequence: MGLFGKYRKKSPWILHYNTGGCNGCDIEILAALAPKYDIERFGALNKGNPKQADILLVTGPVTKNCKDVLRRLYLEMPEPKVVVAMGACAHGGGIFRNFYHVENGVDNIIPVDVWIPGCAPRVEALIDGIAEAIEIWQTKSKEKEYMRNHGEIYEKLGVNNDD